The sequence below is a genomic window from Desulfobacterales bacterium.
GCTTTGGGCGCCTTGAAACGCGCGAGGTTCTGCCGGCAGAAATCGATAATCTCCTTTTCGTCTATCACGCGGCCCTCCTTTGGTTTGACAAAGGCCTTTGGCACTTCCCCCCATTTGTCGTCCGGAATCGGTATGACGGCCACTTCCAGGACATTCGGATGCCGGTAGATAACGTTTTCCAGCTCAACGGTGGAGATGTTTTCGCCGCCGCTGATAATGATATCTTTTTCGCGATCCATGATCTGAACGTATCCATCCGGATGAATAACGGCCAGATCCCCGCTGTGAAACCATCCACCCCGAAAGGCGGTGGCCGTGGCTTGCGGATCCTTGTAATAGCCGAGCATCACATTGTTGCCGCGCATGACGATCTCGCCGAGGGTCTTGCCGTCATAGGGGACGGATTTCCCGGTGGCGCGATCAATGACGTCCATGTGCATGGCGACCACATAGGGAACCCCCTGACGTGCCTTGATGTTGGCCCTTTCAGGGGCGGACAGGGTGTTCCATTTGGTCTGCCAGGCGCAGATGCTATGGGGTCCGAAAACCTCGGTGCTGCCGTAGGTTTGCGTAATATTGACGCCGAGCTTTTCCATTTCTTCAATAACGGTCGGGGAAGGTGGTGCGCCGGCCGTCATGATCTCAAGCTGGCGGCGCATGGTTACATTTTTTGCCTCCGGATAATTGGCCATGCCGATCAGAACGGTTGGGGCAGCACAGAGATGGGAGACCCCCTCTTTTTCAATCAGACGGTAAATCTCTTTCGGTACGACCTTGCGCAGACATACATGGGTGGCCCCCACCGCCGTAACCGCCCAGGTAAAGCACCATCCGTTGCAGTGAAACATGGGAAGGGTCCAGAGATACACCGACTCGGCGTTCATTCCGGTCTCCACCACTTCGCCGATGGCGTTCAGATAGGCGCCGCGGTGGTGGTACATGACCCCTTTGGGGAATCCGGTGGTGCCACTGGTATAGTTGATGGTCGCCACCTGATATTCATCCTCCACCTCACATGCCATGGGGGCATCAGACCCGGTCTTCAAAAACGCCTCATATTCCATTCCCGTGAGGGGCCTTTCTTCGGATACATCGCAGATATTGACAAAGGCCTTGATTTTTTTCAGTTCCGGCACAATCGGTTGAATCAGATCGGCCAACTCGTTGTCAACAAACAGGACCTTGGCATCCGAGTGAGTGAGAATATAAGACAATTCCCGGGAGGACAGGCGGGTATTGAGGCTCACGAGCGCCGCCCCTATCATGGGTACCGCGTAATGGGCTTCAAGCATGGGTGGGGTATTGGGACATAGAAACGCCACCTTATCCCCCTTTGCAACACCGATTTTCTTCAGTGCGCCGGCCAGCCGGTTGACCCTGGCATGCAACTCGCTATAGGAATAGCGCAACTCGTTATAAACCACCGCATCCTTGTCCCCGTATACCTTTGCGGAACGATTCAAAAACTTTACGGGTGAAAGCACATCAAAAAAGACACTGTTGTTATCCATTTTGTTTCTCCTTGTCTTCCCTGATCATGGGTTGCATGAGGGATGCTTTCCCGCAATAGGGGGGTAACGAACCTTTTGTATGGTTCTTGTTGTCCGGCCC
It includes:
- a CDS encoding acyl--CoA ligase family protein, producing MDNNSVFFDVLSPVKFLNRSAKVYGDKDAVVYNELRYSYSELHARVNRLAGALKKIGVAKGDKVAFLCPNTPPMLEAHYAVPMIGAALVSLNTRLSSRELSYILTHSDAKVLFVDNELADLIQPIVPELKKIKAFVNICDVSEERPLTGMEYEAFLKTGSDAPMACEVEDEYQVATINYTSGTTGFPKGVMYHHRGAYLNAIGEVVETGMNAESVYLWTLPMFHCNGWCFTWAVTAVGATHVCLRKVVPKEIYRLIEKEGVSHLCAAPTVLIGMANYPEAKNVTMRRQLEIMTAGAPPSPTVIEEMEKLGVNITQTYGSTEVFGPHSICAWQTKWNTLSAPERANIKARQGVPYVVAMHMDVIDRATGKSVPYDGKTLGEIVMRGNNVMLGYYKDPQATATAFRGGWFHSGDLAVIHPDGYVQIMDREKDIIISGGENISTVELENVIYRHPNVLEVAVIPIPDDKWGEVPKAFVKPKEGRVIDEKEIIDFCRQNLARFKAPKAVEFGDLPQTATGKIQKFKLREKEWQGRNRMVN